A window from Zingiber officinale cultivar Zhangliang chromosome 7A, Zo_v1.1, whole genome shotgun sequence encodes these proteins:
- the LOC122001872 gene encoding probable E3 ubiquitin-protein ligase RHY1A isoform X1, whose translation MLSASGLLYNWRSRAGRSHPNPDPPIDPLSADPTTDGDPHPRYPRRHPRRRRRLGDGPQLEPRRTPPAHPSTELNWLANQGDGDSTIGSSIYGASAGSTVDRLRLTRNDQLPGAVLQARARLQERLRGISPSGNSQTSLNSEMTRNEVAIIDEMRLMNLGEPQAESPVEWSESGSLQSNLRAETDDDVQYANRPSGLSLEAFSNLQREVFQDGEEGSIVGRAFLDCSICLEKFVEGEELIQLSCRHRFHPECLEPWVKTCGDCPYCRTTI comes from the exons ATGCTGAGCGCGTCGGGATTGCTCTACAACTGGAGATCACGCGCGGGCCGGAGCCATCCCAATCCAGACCCGCCAATCGACCCCCTCTCCGCCGATCCCACTACCGATGGAGACCCCCATCCCCGGTACCCTCGGCGTCACCCCCGCCGTCGACGCCGCCTCGGCGATGGTCCTCAGCTCGAACCCAGACGTACCCCTCCAGCTCATCCCTCCACG GAACTAAATTGGCTAGCTAATCAGGGTGATGGTGACTCTACGATCGGCAGTAGTATCTATGGTGCATCTGCAGGCAGCACAGTAGATAGACTGAGATTAACTAGAAACGACCAACTTCCAGGTGCTGTTCTACAGGCAAGAGCAAGGCTTCAAGAGAGGCTCAGAGGCATCTCTCCTTCTGGAAATAG TCAAACCAGCTTAAATTCAGAAATGACAAGGAATGAGGTTGCTATAATTGATGAAATGAGGCTCATGAACCTTGGAGAACCACAAGCAGAGAGTCCAGTTGAATGGTCTGAATCAGGTTCATTACAGTCAAACTTAAGAGCCGAAACAGACGACGATGTGCAATATGCCAATAGGCCTTCTGGACTCAGTTTGGAGGCTTTCAGTAATTTACAGAGAGAAGTTTTTCAAGATGGAGAGGAGGGGAGCATTGTTGGCAGAGCTTTTCTTGATTGCTCCATATGTCTGGAGAAATTCGTGGAGGGCGAAGAACTGATTCAACTGTCTTGCAGGCACCGGTTCCATCCTGAATGCTTGGAGCCATGGGTGAAGACGTGTGGGGATTGCCCATATTGCAGGACGACGATATAA
- the LOC122001872 gene encoding probable E3 ubiquitin-protein ligase RHY1A isoform X2 has translation MLSASGLLYNWRSRAGRSHPNPDPPIDPLSADPTTDGDPHPRYPRRHPRRRRRLGDGPQLEPRRTPPAHPSTGDGDSTIGSSIYGASAGSTVDRLRLTRNDQLPGAVLQARARLQERLRGISPSGNSQTSLNSEMTRNEVAIIDEMRLMNLGEPQAESPVEWSESGSLQSNLRAETDDDVQYANRPSGLSLEAFSNLQREVFQDGEEGSIVGRAFLDCSICLEKFVEGEELIQLSCRHRFHPECLEPWVKTCGDCPYCRTTI, from the exons ATGCTGAGCGCGTCGGGATTGCTCTACAACTGGAGATCACGCGCGGGCCGGAGCCATCCCAATCCAGACCCGCCAATCGACCCCCTCTCCGCCGATCCCACTACCGATGGAGACCCCCATCCCCGGTACCCTCGGCGTCACCCCCGCCGTCGACGCCGCCTCGGCGATGGTCCTCAGCTCGAACCCAGACGTACCCCTCCAGCTCATCCCTCCACG GGTGATGGTGACTCTACGATCGGCAGTAGTATCTATGGTGCATCTGCAGGCAGCACAGTAGATAGACTGAGATTAACTAGAAACGACCAACTTCCAGGTGCTGTTCTACAGGCAAGAGCAAGGCTTCAAGAGAGGCTCAGAGGCATCTCTCCTTCTGGAAATAG TCAAACCAGCTTAAATTCAGAAATGACAAGGAATGAGGTTGCTATAATTGATGAAATGAGGCTCATGAACCTTGGAGAACCACAAGCAGAGAGTCCAGTTGAATGGTCTGAATCAGGTTCATTACAGTCAAACTTAAGAGCCGAAACAGACGACGATGTGCAATATGCCAATAGGCCTTCTGGACTCAGTTTGGAGGCTTTCAGTAATTTACAGAGAGAAGTTTTTCAAGATGGAGAGGAGGGGAGCATTGTTGGCAGAGCTTTTCTTGATTGCTCCATATGTCTGGAGAAATTCGTGGAGGGCGAAGAACTGATTCAACTGTCTTGCAGGCACCGGTTCCATCCTGAATGCTTGGAGCCATGGGTGAAGACGTGTGGGGATTGCCCATATTGCAGGACGACGATATAA